The following are encoded together in the Pygocentrus nattereri isolate fPygNat1 chromosome 3, fPygNat1.pri, whole genome shotgun sequence genome:
- the kcnj14 gene encoding ATP-sensitive inward rectifier potassium channel 14 — protein sequence MGAARVKRRFSAVVDTPLDEEEVMKLAQSDDVTGACGVDLPSPTCNGKLLNLLHNNEEKSGERDEEDDDDDDDDDYDCDDGGSMEGRGRGGGGGGGGRRGPALRGAGRREGGWQRAQRSSSPSPSPSPPLGIQGRRRRRPRGRFVGKDGRCNVTFVNMSDRGQRYLTDLFTTCVDIRWRWMLVVFTLSFLLSWLLFGFAFWLIAAAHGDLTVTSSSSSSSTYTSSSTSSSPSTTSLNPEVEHSRKPVEPDERCFQQVNSFMAAFLFSLETQTSIGYGFRSVTEACPLAVLAVVLQCIVGCIIDAFIVGAVMAKIAKPKKRNETLVFSDVAVVAMRDGKLCMMWRVGNLRKSHLVEAHVRAQLLKPRVTPEGEFLPLDNEDINVGFDTGTDRILLVSPVTIVHEIDEESPFFEMDRRTLESDTELEVVVILEGMVEATAMTTQCRSSYLASEILWGHRFEPMLFEKKNCYQVDYSYFNKTYEVPDTPSSSAKELAEKKYILGSRSSFCYENEVALQLSSSPPSSPSKISPSPSLSPSVTLPTPQPPPRRGSRNEHPHTH from the exons ATGGGAGCTGCACGGGTCAAGCGACGCTTCAGTGCCGTGGTAGACACACCCCTTGACGAGGAGGAGGTCATGAAGCTCGCTCAGAGTGATGATGTCACAGGAGCATGTGGAGTGGATCTCCCCTCTCCAACCTGCAATGGCAAACTGCTCAACCTGCTCCACAACAATGAAGAGAAAAGTGGTGAGAGAGAcgaggaggatgatgatgatgatgatgatgatgattatgattgTGATGATGGTGGATCGATGGAAGGAagggggagaggaggaggaggaggagggggaggaaggCGTGGCCCGGCACTCAGGGGTGCGGGCAGGAGGGAAGGGGGGTGGCagcgagcccagagaagttcaTCCCCCTCCCCTTCCCCCTCACCCCCCCTGGGCATCCAaggccgccgccgccgccggcCCCGTGGACGCTTTGTGGGCAAGGATGGCCGCTGCAACGTCACCTTTGTCAACATGAGCGACAGGGGCCAGCGATACCTCACTGACCTCTTCACCACCTGTGTGGACATCCGCTGGCGCTGGATGCTGGTGGTCTTCACCCTCTCTTTCCTGCTCTCCTGGTTGCTTTTTGgattcgccttctggctcataGCTGCTGCACATGGGGATCTAACTGTCACATCATCATCTTCCTCATCCTCCACATACACTTCTTCTTCTACATCTTCCTCTCCTTCTACAACTTCACTGAACCCCGAAGTGGAGCATTCTAGGAAACCAGTGGAGCCTGATGAACGTTGCTTTCAGCAGGTGAACAGTTTCATGGCTgccttcctcttctctctggAGACGCAAACCTCTATAGGCTATGGTTTCCGTAGTGTGACTGAGGCCTGTCCCCTGGCGGTGCTGGCTGTCGTGTTGCAGTGCATTGTGGGCTGCATCATCGACGCTTTCATCGTTGGGGCGGTCATGGCCAAGATCGCTAAGCCCAAAAAGCGCAACGAGACATTGGTGTTCTCTGATGTGGCCGTGGTGGCAATGAGGGACGGGAAGCTCTGCATGATGTGGCGTGTAGGAAACCTGCGTAAGAGCCACCTGGTGGAGGCCCATGTCCGGGCACAGCTGCTGAag CCAAGAGTGACCCCAGAGGGGGAGTTTCTACCTTTGGACAACGAGGACATCAATGTGGGTTTTGACACAGGCACTGATCGAATCCTTCTGGTGTCCCCGGTGACCATTGTGCACGAGATTGACGAGGAAAGCCCATTTTTTGAGATGGACAGGCGGACACTAGAGTCAGACAcagagctggaggtggtggtcATTCTGGAAGGCATGGTTGAAGCAACTGCCATGACCACACAGTGCCGCTCTTCTTACTTGGCTTCTGAGATCCTTTGGGGTCATCGCTTCGAACCTATgctctttgaaaagaaaaactgcTACCAG GTGGACTACTCTTACTTCAATAAGACATATGAGGTCCCTGACACGCCATCCAGCAGCGCTAAAGAGCTGGCTGAGAAGAAATACATCCTGGGCTCCCGTTCCTCTTTCTGCTACGAGAATGAAGTGGCATTGcagctctcctcctctcctccctcctcccctAGCAAAATCTCtccatccccctctctctccccttcagtCACTCTCCCCACGCCTCAGCCCCCGCCCCGTCGTGGCTCCCGCAATgagcacccacacacacactga